The nucleotide window TTCAAATCGATCTAGAGCCTTCTCCCTAAATACCTACACCGCCCAGGCTATTCTGATCTAATATTCAGATGTATCTTGTATAACAATGCTTCTCTTCCTAGCTTGCTCGAACTCCTCACCTGTATATATAAGTATCTCGAAACCTCTATCAGATGGAAGAAGCCTTCTTACAAGACTATATCTCTCCCCAAGATCGAGACTTTTAAAGCCGTCCGAGACCACTATAAGGTCTATATCGCTATCGATAAGCCAGTCACACCTAGCATAGCTACCAAATAAATAAACCTCAGCAGAACCTACTATGGTTATCGGGTTGATTAAGGCTGTTGACGTTCTATGTTATTCGCTATATTGGTAGGAAGGTTCGCTGTATGGGTCTAATGATTCGCTTTGGAAAATAGTAAAGGTAGTTAAAGGAGTATTAGAAGAGCTTTTACGTATTAAAGTAAAGCATTATAGCCGAAAGCCCTACCCTTTTGGGGATCACTTTAGAGGAAAGAGTAAAATATATATGTGTGTGTTTCATTGATATCGGTGGACGAGTATTATGGAGATAATTAGTGTTTGGATTACTACAGTTTTTATGCTTGATCCAGATATAACTTTATTTATTAGAAGGCTTGGAGAAAAGGGGTATATTACCGCATATGTTAAACCTACAATAGAAGGTGCTTCAATCACTTTTCTTGAGCCGCCTGGCGTGATTGCTAAGAAGGGTTCTACAAAAATAGAGTATGATTTTGGGAGGAGACGTTTAGACATTGAAAGTCCAACACCTAAGGACGCTATTAATACATTAAGTGAAGTTGAGAGTGTTTTAAAAGATATAGGTGTTGATATCGACAAAGCGCTTGTTCCTTATGAAGTAATAGTAATAGCAAATAGCTTTTTTAAACCCAAATTCTTAACTTACTCATATAATTTCAAGGACTTATTAGGCTTCAATTTAAGACCTGTTAGTGCAGATCTTGTTATGGAAGGTGGGGATCCAAATACGAATAGATGGTTTCAAGTGAGGATTTTACCTATTTGGAGTTCCTATAAAGGTATAGATAGAGAAAACCTCTACAGAGTAACTGTAATTTATAGAGATGAGAGAACAAGAATCCTAAACTTCTTAGAAAATCTAGTGGATATTCTAAAGAAAATAGCAGATGAGGTGTAATTTCATGGATTCATCTTCGTTTTCCCTCATGCCCTCTTATATTAATATTTTACCTTATTTCCTTCTTCAAGAGGAAGGGTTAAGAAGGGTAGTTGAGAATAAAGAGCAAATTAGATTTAAGTCACATAGAATATATTTATCTGATCCCACTTATATTCCAATTGGATCATGGCAAGAGCAAATGAAAATCTATATCTACAACCTAGCACGCTCGCTAATAGGTGATAGAGTTCTGAAGATCGAGTCGTATATGGATATAGATTATGGTGTTGTAGTTAAAGTTATTACTGACTTAAGTGCGAGGGAGGCTTTAGAGTTATGGCTTAAAATTGTTAATCATTTGAAACAGGAGAAATATGATGTTATCGTTGTTGTTGAATGGGTTGGAAAGCAGGATGTTAGTGAGGATGAGCTGATAGACTATATAGTTAGGATAATGCTTAAATCTGGTTTAAAGCCTAAAGCTCTACCAGGATTCGATGCGGTAAGGATAATCCGAGAAGAGCGTGGAGAATAAGCATGGCTTACGTGGATACTAATGTCATTATAGCATATGGCTTCGAAGACGATCCTAATCACGATAAAGCTACAAGTCTCGTAGAGAGATATAGAGGTGCTGGAGAATTTTATGGCTCACCTCTTACATTAGTAGAGCTTTATTCTTCATTACATAGGAATATCCAGAGGTATAGATTACCGCAAACTATAATGCAATTAAGCGATGAGAGGATCAAGGTGAAATCTATAGTTCAACTTCTTCTCAGAAGCCTTGACATCAAAATATTTCCGGAGGATTGTACCGTAGAAAGTGTGGATAACTTTAAGATACATCGCATATTCAATGAAGCCGTGCAGCTAGTCCATAGAATAAGGCTAAGAACGCTAGACTTGCTCCATGTAGTATATGCAAAGCTATTAGCAGAGAGAGGTTTAGTACGCTACTTCATAACATTGGACTCTGATATAATTAAAAGAAGGAGGGAGATACATGAAGTTGCAGGGCTAAATATTGTAGATAGTTAGCCTCAACTTTAGAGAATTTGAGGAGCATTCCCTTAGGTTATATCGTGTGTTCCACAACTTCTTCTAGCTCTCCTTTCGATATCACTCTATCATCTTTACTGTAACCCTTAGTTTCCCTGGTAGCTCTGGGTCTTACTCTAACTACTCTTAGGATATTCTACCGCACCAGCTTATCCCTAGAGAGTGGACTAGCCCAACCTAGACCACCACAACACACCC belongs to Sulfolobales archaeon and includes:
- a CDS encoding nucleotidyltransferase domain-containing protein, which translates into the protein MNPITIVGSAEVYLFGSYARCDWLIDSDIDLIVVSDGFKSLDLGERYSLVRRLLPSDRGFEILIYTGEEFEQARKRSIVIQDTSEY
- a CDS encoding type II toxin-antitoxin system VapC family toxin yields the protein MAYVDTNVIIAYGFEDDPNHDKATSLVERYRGAGEFYGSPLTLVELYSSLHRNIQRYRLPQTIMQLSDERIKVKSIVQLLLRSLDIKIFPEDCTVESVDNFKIHRIFNEAVQLVHRIRLRTLDLLHVVYAKLLAERGLVRYFITLDSDIIKRRREIHEVAGLNIVDS